The stretch of DNA ATGTTCGGAGCCGCCACTGATACCGGCCGCACGACTTCATCCTGCAGAGAAAGACCCGGAGTTCCCTCCAGGACCTTTCATTGCACTCACACGCACTCGGCAACTGGCGCCTCTGTGTGGATTCCAAGCCCCGGATGTCGGGGCATCACTGCCCACTCAATACGCACATCTGAGCGGCTCGGAATCGCTCATGTGTTAAGTGACTCTAGTCATATATACTCATGTGAGCAAGAGGCTGCTGCTCACATGGTGAAGGAGGTGCCCAGATGCCCGAACAATCCCATGAGGAGCTTTTGGCGTGTATCGGGCGGGAGTACTACCTGGAGAACCGTTCAAAGGTCGAAATTGCGGCCGGCCATGCCCTCTCCCGCTTCCAGGTCGCCCGGCTTCTCAATGAAGCTGTGGAAAGCGGCATCGTGGAGATCAAGGTGCGTTTCCCCTCCCATCTCTCCAGTGCGGATCTGGGGCGCCTGGAGTCCTCGCTAGGCATAGGCCAAGTGATCGTCGCTGATACCACAGGCGGGGAAATCCAGGCCCGCGGTGTCCTGGCGAAGGTCGCTGCCTCGGAAATTTCCCGTCAGGCGCCGGACGGCGGGATCCTGGGCATCTCCTGGTCCCGCACCCTGGATGTGGCCTCCCGGCTGGTCAAGGAGCTTCCCCGCTGCGATATTGTCCAGCTCGCTGGTGCCCTCCCGGCCGAGGCAGACAGCAATCCCCTGGAACTGATTCAGCGGCTTGGGCATTTGAGCGGCGGTCTCACTTGGCCGTTGTGGTCGCCCTTGGTCGTTGAGGATCCGAGGACGGCATCGGGACTGCGCCGCCAACCGGAGATCGCCGGGGCCTTGGCCAAGGCTGACTCCCTTGACCTGGCCGTCGTGGCAATCGGCGCCTGGAAGGCCGGCAGCTCCACGGTATGGGAGAGGGCAGACCCGGCAGTGCGCGAGGAAGCGGTGCTGGCCGGGGCCATAGCGGAATGTTCGGGACGGCTGCTTAACTCAGCGGGTGCCCCGGTCGAATCCGGGCTGAACGAGCGCATCATAGCCGTCACTATCAAGCAACTGCAGCGCACCCCCCAGGTGATAGCCATCGCCCAGGGGGAAGCCAGGGCGGAGGCAGTGCGTGCCGTGGCCAGGGCCGGCTTTGTCACCACGTTGATCATTGATGAGCCGCTGGCCAAAGCCCTCAATGACATGAGAGATGAGGAGAAAAACCAATGAGCACGGTCATCGGAGTGGATTCCTCCACCCAGTCCTGCAAAGTTCTCGCCGTGGATGCACAGAGCGGAGACGTCATCTCTTCGGCAGCGGCCCCGCACCCCGACCGCACATCGGTGCACCCCCTAGTCTGGACATCCGCCCTGCGTGAATCGTGGCAGGCAGCCGGCGCGGACCGTCTGGGTGGTTCCGTTGCTGCCGTCAGTGTTGCCGCCCAGCAGCATGGAATGGTCGCCCTCGACAGTTCCAGAACACCCGTGTATGAGGCTCTGCTGTGGAATGACACCCGCAGCGCTGAAGACGCGGAGCGGCTCCGGGAAGAACTGGGACCCGAAAGGTGGGTCGACGCCGTCAACCTTGTCCCTGTCGCTTCGTTCACCATCACCAAACTGGCATGGCTGGCACGTAACGAACCGGACGCTGCGAATCGGATCGCACAAGTAGTGCTGCCTCATGACTGGCTCAACGGCGCTCTGGGCGGCGAGTTCACCACCGACCGAAGCGACGCCTCGGGCACCGGCTACTATTCCGCCGTGACCAGCACCTACCGAACCGACCTGCTGGAACGCTTCTTCGGACGCGTTCCTCAGCTTCCACGGGTAGTGCCCTCTGACGAACCGGCCGGAAGCGTGCAAAGTGGGTGGGGAATTGACGGGGCGCTCCTGGGAGCAGGTGCAGGTGATAACGCCGCAGCAGCCCTGGGACTGGGCGTCCGGCCCGGCGAAATCGTCGTCTCGATCGGAACCTCCGGAACCGTCTTCACCACAACACCATCCGCCGTCCCGGATCCGACCGGGGCGGTCGCCGGCTTCGCGGACGCCACGGGCAACCAGTTACCCCTCCTGGCCATGCTCAATTCCGCCCGGGTCATGACCGCGACCGCCTCAATGCTTGACATAGACCTGTCGGCACTTGATTCCCTCGCAATGGCCGCCGACCCGGACGCAGGAGGGCTGACATTCCTTCCGTATCTGGACGGGGAGCGGAGCCCCAACCTTCCCCACGCGACCGGATCCCTGACCGGACTGCGCAGAAGCAACATGACCCCGCAGAACCTCGCCCGCGCCTCCGTTCTGGGTGTACTCAATTCACTGGCCGACGCCATCGACATTCTTAAACAGTCCGGTGTGGCGCCGGATAAAGTGCTGCTGATCGGCGGAGGATCGAAGTCCAGGGCACTGCGCCAGGCCGCAGCCAGCATTTTCGGGATGCCCGTCGAGATCCCGACAACCAAAGAATACGTGGCGCTAGGGGCTGCTAGACAAGCGGCATGGGCCGCCTCCGGAAGCCTTCCCGACTGGCACCGAAGCGTTGAAGCGGCCTACGAACCCGACGGACACTGGGGCTCCGAGGCCCGGGGACGCTACATCGAGACACGCAAAAACGTCTACGGACTCTGAGCTACTTCTGAGTTCGATCTATAGAAGCTGCTCCCTGGAGCTGGCATGGAGACCATCGCCGGTTTTGGCGGGAGCAAGGATCGGGGCGCGTTGTACACAAGGGGGGACAGCCTATGAGCTGTGCAGAGGGCTCCACGTGCCCGCCAGCGTGCACAACCGGCCCAACCTCGGCTTCAGGGACATTTCATCTTTGGATCCGGTCCTCCTTGGAGGAGCCGACGAGGCGCTGCCGCACCTGTGGGAAGGCGTGGTGGGTCAGGAGAGTCGCCGGAACTGGCCGGGCTTCACATGTAGGAGGATGGGCAGCCCCAACTGAACGGGTGAGTCACCGATGGGTTGGTCGAGCAGTTCGTTGATCGATCTCTGCCCTTCCAGTTCCCCGGACTTGGTCCTTTCCATATCTTTCACCCTAGACGGCTGGGGCTGCCGTGGGACCTGAACCGCGCGGCCGGCCCAACCGCTGGCGTTCTCTGCCCGGAAAGCCCAGATCATTGAGGCAAGGACGGCGTTCGGAACTGGTTGCGGCGCGCTCTACCAGTTCTGCAGCCTGTTCCGACGTACCTGTTCCGACATATGGGTGTTCCGGTCCCTTGTAGGCGCAGCGCTCCGTGGCCAGGGGGATCCCTTCCCTCCGGTGTTCTTTGATGAGGGAACGTTCGAATTCTGCGATGACGCCTATACGGAAAGCATGACGTTAGGCCCTGGGGGAGTACCCACCCGTAAGTGGAGCGGGGGTGGGCCGGGGGCACCTGTCACGAGCGGGCGTCGAGGTAGTGCAGAATCGCCCGGGCCGTTTCCTCCGGAGCGCTGAGGTGGGGGCAGTGGCCGGTGGCATGGAGTTGCGTCAGGGTGCTGTGTTGCACATTCTTGTGCAGGTAGGCGCCCACTTCCGGCGGGGCAAGCCGATCGTCCGAGCACTGCAGAATCAGGCAGTTGGTGCGCACCTTTTTCAGTTCAGGGCGGGAGTCGGAAAAGAAGGTTACCCCGGCGAAGTGCCGTGCGATGGACGGATCTGTCCGGCAGAAGCTCACCCGCAGGTCCTCC from Arthrobacter sp. FW306-07-I encodes:
- a CDS encoding sugar-binding transcriptional regulator — translated: MPEQSHEELLACIGREYYLENRSKVEIAAGHALSRFQVARLLNEAVESGIVEIKVRFPSHLSSADLGRLESSLGIGQVIVADTTGGEIQARGVLAKVAASEISRQAPDGGILGISWSRTLDVASRLVKELPRCDIVQLAGALPAEADSNPLELIQRLGHLSGGLTWPLWSPLVVEDPRTASGLRRQPEIAGALAKADSLDLAVVAIGAWKAGSSTVWERADPAVREEAVLAGAIAECSGRLLNSAGAPVESGLNERIIAVTIKQLQRTPQVIAIAQGEARAEAVRAVARAGFVTTLIIDEPLAKALNDMRDEEKNQ
- the xylB gene encoding xylulokinase translates to MSTVIGVDSSTQSCKVLAVDAQSGDVISSAAAPHPDRTSVHPLVWTSALRESWQAAGADRLGGSVAAVSVAAQQHGMVALDSSRTPVYEALLWNDTRSAEDAERLREELGPERWVDAVNLVPVASFTITKLAWLARNEPDAANRIAQVVLPHDWLNGALGGEFTTDRSDASGTGYYSAVTSTYRTDLLERFFGRVPQLPRVVPSDEPAGSVQSGWGIDGALLGAGAGDNAAAALGLGVRPGEIVVSIGTSGTVFTTTPSAVPDPTGAVAGFADATGNQLPLLAMLNSARVMTATASMLDIDLSALDSLAMAADPDAGGLTFLPYLDGERSPNLPHATGSLTGLRRSNMTPQNLARASVLGVLNSLADAIDILKQSGVAPDKVLLIGGGSKSRALRQAAASIFGMPVEIPTTKEYVALGAARQAAWAASGSLPDWHRSVEAAYEPDGHWGSEARGRYIETRKNVYGL